A single genomic interval of Lathyrus oleraceus cultivar Zhongwan6 chromosome 7, CAAS_Psat_ZW6_1.0, whole genome shotgun sequence harbors:
- the LOC127105316 gene encoding ranBP2-type zinc finger protein At1g67325: MAFLKNDNQTSFGSKRPRNNVIRKDGDWLCTTCGNLNFAFRIACNRKCCGAPKPSGPPTPKPSGPPTPKSSGSPTVKSFVAPIRILATETVSPYNGGVATPPPPPHGIPINFGSIPSFISYGSNGTMAPRSFGPKTSVQAGSSIPSGSFGAKPFIPSESFGGLTIKDSEIHNDSEFSKNSESHQSSKFRNNSKSHKDSEFSKDSGSHKLRIKGPKVILEGDWVCPQCENVNFAFRTKCNIKNCRVPKPESYVTPSFS; this comes from the exons ATGGCTTTCTTGAAG AACGATAATCAAACTTCATTTGGATCTAAGAGGCCCCGAAATAATG TTATACGAAAAGATGGAGACTGGCTTTGCACTACCTGTGGGAATTTAAATTTTGCTTTTCGAATTGCTTGCAATAGAAAATGTTGTGGTGCTCCAAAACCATCTGGACCTCCAACCCCAAAACCATCTGGACCTCCAACCCCAAAATCATCTGGATCTCCAACAGTGAAGTCATTTGTAGCTCCGATAAGGATTTTG GCTACTGAAACTGTGAGTCCATATAATGGAGGTGTCGCGACTCCTCCACCACCACCACATGGTATACCAATCAACTTTGGATCAATACCTTCCTTTATCTCATATGGAAGCAATGGAACTATGGCACCAAGAAGCTTTGGACCAAAAACCTCTGTTCAAGCTGGAAGCTCTATTCCCTCTGGAAGCTTTGGAGCAAAACCCTTTATCCCATCTGAAAGTTTTGGAG GACTAACAATAAAGGATTCTGAAATTCATAATGATTCTGAattttccaaaaattctgaatcTCATCAGAGTTCTAAATTTCGCAATAATTCTAAATCTCACAAGGATTCTGAATTTTCTAAGGATTCTGGATCTCACAAACTCCGTATTAAAG GGCCGAAAGTTATATTGGAAGGTGATTGGGTCTGCCCTCAATGTGAAAATGTCAACTTTGCATTTAGAACTAAATGCAATATAAAGAATTGTCGAGTTCCTAAGCCT GAGTCCTATGTCACTCCCAGTTTTTCCTGA